Proteins from a single region of Gambusia affinis linkage group LG12, SWU_Gaff_1.0, whole genome shotgun sequence:
- the LOC122841505 gene encoding transcription factor jun-D-like has protein sequence MMKKDISLNQEDQNSELKPNPLRVTGGIINSQDLGLLKLASPDLERLIIQSHPNSQFMFPKSASEEQEFAEGFVKALEDLHKQNQLSDVGCVSVDRLELLGSPSSAGSTGLQPSDLPIYTTLNGYAAAPLGAAAINYSADTISFPPPPTHAASAQQQAAAAAALSRLQQSVSAMKDEPQTVPDMQSCGDSPPLSPIDMDNQERIKAERKKLRNRIAASKCRKRKLERISRLEEKVKTLKTQNTELASTASVLREQVAQLKQKVMSHVSSGCQLLPNQVQAY, from the coding sequence ATGATGAAGAAGGATATCAGCCTGAACCAGGAGGATCAGAACTCAGAACTGAAGCCGAACCCGCTCCGGGTCACGGGTGGAATTATAAACTCCCAGGATTTGGGACTCCTAAAACTAGCCTCTCCGGACCTGGAGCGTCTTATTATCCAGTCTCACCCGAACTCTCAGTTCATGTTTCCGAAGTCGGCCAGTGAGGAGCAGGAATTCGCGGAAGGCTTTGTCAAGGCGCTTGAGGACCTTCACAAGCAGAATCAGCTGAGCGACGTTGGGTGTGTGTCCGTGGACCGGCTGGAGCTCCTCGGATCCCCCAGCTCCGCCGGATCCACGGGGCTCCAGCCGTCGGACCTCCCCATCTACACCACCCTTAACGGCTATGCCGCGGCTCCGCTGGGCGCCGCCGCCATTAACTACTCCGCGGACACCATCTCCTTCCCGCCACCGCCTACCCACGCGGCCAGCGCCCAGCAGCAGGCGGCCGCCGCAGCGGCGCTATCACGGCTCCAGCAGTCCGTCAGCGCGATGAAGGACGAACCGCAGACGGTCCCGGACATGCAGAGCTGCGGGGACAGCCCTCCACTGTCTCCCATCGACATGGATAACCAGGAGCGCATCAAGGCGGAGCGGAAAAAGCTGCGGAACCGGATAGCTGCCTCGAAGTGTCGCAAGAGGAAGCTGGAAAGGATCTCCCGGCTGGAGGAGAAGGTCAAAACCCTGAAGACGCAGAACACCGAGCTGGCCTCCACTGCCAGTGTGCTGAGAGAACAAGTGGCCCAGCTGAAGCAGAAGGTGATGAGCCATGTCAGCAGCGGATGCCAGCTTTTACCAAACCAGGTGCAGGCATACTGA